The bacterium region GCGTCTTCGGCATCGCCACCAAGTACGCCGAGGCCCTCCTCGCCGTGAAGTACCGGACAAAGGCGGCGGACGGCAGCATCGTGGGCGGTCCCATGGTGGTGCTCGAGCGCGCCCTGGGCCTCAAATGGCTGGGCGTCGTCTTCGCCGCCCTCACCGCGGTGGCGGCTTTCGGCATCGGCAACATGGTGCAGGCCAATTCCATCGCCGGCTTGGCGCGGGACAGCCTGGGCGTCCCCGTCTGGCTGACCGGCGGCGTGCTCGCCCTGCTCACCGGCGCCGTCATCCTGGGCGGCATCCGCGGCATCGCCCGCGTCTGCCAGGTGGTGGTGCCCATCATGACCGTCCTGTACGTGCTGGGCTGCCTCGCGCTCCTGCTGCTCCACGCCGGCGGCCTGCCGGACACGGTGCGTCTCATCCTGCGTTCCGCCTTCAGCGGCCACGCCATGGCGGGCGGCTTCCTGGGCGCCGGAGTGCGCGAGGCGCTGCGCTTCGGCGTCGCCCGCGGCCTCTTCTCAAACGAGTCGGGCCTGGGCAGCGCGCCCATCGTCGCCGCCGCGGCGCAGACGCGCAATCCGGTGCGCCAGGCCCTCGTCTCCGCCTCGGGCACCTTCTGGGACACGGTGGTGGTCTGCGCCCTGACCGGCCTGGTCGTGGTCAACTCCGGCGCCTGGACCACCGGGGCGACCGGCGCCGGCCTGACGCGGGCCGCCTTCGCGGACCTTCCCGTCGTCGGTCCCTTCATCCTCAGCTTCGGCCTCCTCACCTTTGTCTTCACCACCATCCTGGGGTGGAGCTACTACGGGGAGCGGGCCGCCGAGTATCTCTGGGGGCCGCGCGCCGTGGCGCCCTACCGCTGGCTGTGGACCTTGGCCGTGCTGGGGGGCGCCAGCCTGTCCCTGCCCGCCGTCTGGAACCTGGCGGACATCGCCAACGGCCTGATGGCCATCCCCAATCTGGTCGCCCTCCTGCTGCTGCAGGGCGTGCTGGTGGCCGAGACGCGGCGCTGGCTGTGGAGCGGTTGTTTGGACGAGCACGCCGAGGATGAACAAGCCTCATGAAGCATGCGCGGGTCGGTGGCTGTGATCGCGGGGACAAGCGGGTGGAACAGGGACGCGGGGGACGCCGGTGGATGGGGGCAGAACGCGGTCGGGCAGCCTGTCCCCGGCCTGAACCACCATCAGTGCCGGCGGTTCCGGGCGGGAGGAGGTGGTGGACCCATGTCCAGCAGCAGGACCTCGCTGTCCCCACGCGCCGTGAAGGACAGGGTGGGTTCCTTCGACGCCCCGGCCCCGTCGCCCGTGGTCAGTAGGTGATCCCCCAGCGCCACCTCGCCCTGCACCACATGCAGCCAGGCCATCCGGCCCGCGGCCAGCTCATGCACCACATGCTGGCCGACCTCGAGCAGGGTCGAGTAGATGAGGGTGTCCTGGTGGATGCGCAACGATCCGCCGCGCCCATCGGGTGAGACAACGAGGCAAAGCCGGCCCCGGCGGTCGGCGATGGGGAAGCGCTTCTGATCGACCGATACCTGCAGCCCCACCTCGGTCGGCACCAGGTCCAGGCGCAGAACGTGTGCCCAATCGGTCTGCGAGGCGTTGCGGTCCTTGTGGCGGACCAGTGGGCCAAGGCTGGCCAGTTGGAATTCGCCGGCCAGCACGATGCCCGATTTCCCGGCCGAGTCCTCCTGCGCCAGGGATCCTTCGCGCACGTAGGTCATCACTTCGGCTTCCTGGCGCGGATAGGGCGCGATGGTGGCGCCGGGCGGCAAGCGGTTCTCATCCAGGGTGCGCAGGGTGCCGAAACCCAAGGCCAGCGGTTCGGCGCCGCTGGCGGGGTAGAAGGTCAGCCAGACCTCATGGTGGCGTCGCCGGTCCTGGCGGCGTTCACCCGCGCGACGCAGCGAAATCATGGTGCGCTCCTTCCCGGTCTGGTTGAAGCCTGATGCTGCATCGGCGTGGCGGGCGGCGGCGCCCGCCCACGCCGACCCGGGGGGATCAGGGCTCGATCTTGTCACTCAGCCACTGACGCGTGTTGTCGTAGGATTTCTTCAAATCGAGGTAGGCCGATTTGAAGCCGGCCCTCACCTTGTCCCAGCTGGACTCGTCCGCGCTCTCGGCCAGGTCCAACTGACGCTTGGCCTCCGTCCACTGCGCCCGCACGGCGGCCAGTTGTTTCCTTGCCTCGGCCCTGGTCGCTCCGGTGGTGCGATCGACCTTGCCGTTCAGGCGGTCCATCTCGGCCTGCATCTCCGCCAGCTCGGCCTTCATCCGCGTGACGAATTCGGCCTTTTGGGTGTAGGTGTATTCCAATTCGGCCTGGCGGGCAGCCTGCAAATCGGCCTCAGCCTGCTCGACCTTTGCTGCGGCGATCGCGGTCTCCCGCTCCAGGGCCGCTTGCTTCTCATCCTGCTTGGCGCAGCCCATCGCGACGATGAGGACGAGGCAACAGGCCAGCACATACTTGTAGGTCTTCATACCAGTATCTCCCCTTGAGTCGCCCTTGCGACCCCTGATTACGCACCGACTCACACGATGCGGCGGCCCTGGATCAGCCGAATGACCACCGCCACCACGGCGAGCACGAGGAGGAGGTGCACGAATCCACCCATCGTGGTGGACGACACCATTCCCAGCACCCACAACACGAGCAGCACCACTGCAACAGTCCACAACATGATGATCTCCTTCCCGGTTAGGATCGGGCGCGCAGCACGGCCATGGCTTGGCTACGCTGCCACGCCCTCTCCCCACACAGCATCCCTATTCCCGATTGGCCGCGTCCAGCTTGTTCTGGATTGCCTCGCGCGTGTCGCCGTATTTCTGCTGGATCAAGCCATAGAGCTTGTCCGCGGATCCCTCGGCCT contains the following coding sequences:
- a CDS encoding sodium:alanine symporter family protein codes for the protein MERLEALLSTLSGLVWGPPLLVLLLGTHLLLTIRLRFIQRHIMTGIRISLERSGQGAGEISQFGALTTALAATVGTGNIVGVATAVAAGGPGAVLWMWLTGVFGIATKYAEALLAVKYRTKAADGSIVGGPMVVLERALGLKWLGVVFAALTAVAAFGIGNMVQANSIAGLARDSLGVPVWLTGGVLALLTGAVILGGIRGIARVCQVVVPIMTVLYVLGCLALLLLHAGGLPDTVRLILRSAFSGHAMAGGFLGAGVREALRFGVARGLFSNESGLGSAPIVAAAAQTRNPVRQALVSASGTFWDTVVVCALTGLVVVNSGAWTTGATGAGLTRAAFADLPVVGPFILSFGLLTFVFTTILGWSYYGERAAEYLWGPRAVAPYRWLWTLAVLGGASLSLPAVWNLADIANGLMAIPNLVALLLLQGVLVAETRRWLWSGCLDEHAEDEQAS
- a CDS encoding lmo0937 family membrane protein; protein product: MLWTVAVVLLVLWVLGMVSSTTMGGFVHLLLVLAVVAVVIRLIQGRRIV
- a CDS encoding pirin family protein is translated as MISLRRAGERRQDRRRHHEVWLTFYPASGAEPLALGFGTLRTLDENRLPPGATIAPYPRQEAEVMTYVREGSLAQEDSAGKSGIVLAGEFQLASLGPLVRHKDRNASQTDWAHVLRLDLVPTEVGLQVSVDQKRFPIADRRGRLCLVVSPDGRGGSLRIHQDTLIYSTLLEVGQHVVHELAAGRMAWLHVVQGEVALGDHLLTTGDGAGASKEPTLSFTARGDSEVLLLDMGPPPPPARNRRH
- a CDS encoding CsbD family protein, encoding MNQDQVAGKWEQLKGRAKIAWGGLTDDDFMKAEGSADKLYGLIQQKYGDTREAIQNKLDAANRE